The DNA segment AAACCCTAGGCCCCTCTCCCGCAGGTGTGGCCTTCCCCGACACCGAGCCTTCACGCGACGGCGGAAGAGATGACCGGCGGCCTGCGGCCACTACTTATTAGGGGAGGATGTGCGCACTGGTATTCAATGCGCGAGGAGGCGCATCATCCGGTGTCATTGCTCTGTGCGCGGGAATAACGCGGCAAGCGGTGGCGGGGATAGCGCTCGAGGCGGTGTTACTGTGAAAGGGGTTCTCGCGCTCGCCCGGTGGGATGAGGAATCGGTGATTTCACCGCTACACAGAGGGTGGGGACATGGGGATTGATAGTCAcaactctttcttttttatattagtatagacaGACCATGAAACCTGTGATTATTTGCCACGCTTCATAATACATGTGGTTTTGTGCAAATTTAACCATAAAATATGGAGTGGAGTTttctgaaacttttttaaaaaaataaagaaaagaaaaagctaGTAATCCAAACGGTAAAGAAGACGGGGAATACGAGAAATATCTCCAAACATATACGCTGAAAAACAAGAAACCGACGCAGACTTGGATCGATGCGATTTCAGCAGCCGTCGTCGTTGATTCGGATTCGGGGAGTAACCGCGCAAGAGCAGCGACGATGAGGTTCGGTTTCCGTCTCCGATTTCCCTTGGGGTTCCACCCCCTTCAAATTTAATGCGACCCTTCACTCTCCGTCGCATCGCATCTTGGCTGACTCGTCCCGAAAATCTTGAGCGACCGAGTtaccggcggcggagatggtggTGGCTGACAATGGCAAGTGGGCGCTGGAGAAGGCTCGGGCGCTGCAAGATTTGGAGGAGGAATTCAACCAACAGATTGCAAGGATTCTCAGCTGCTACCAGCTACCTTACCACATCAGGCTGGATCTCCATGAGCAGCACCGCAATGACTACAAGGTGCCTGACGATCTCCAGCTCAAGTTCGTGAATGCCGTTTTCGAGGGGAAATCCGGGATGCTTGATCAAGacgaggaactcagggttcaggCTCGGAAGGAATCCGAGAAGTTttgggtggaggcggcgggggcggcgaagAAGGCGCAAGCACTACAAGACATGGAAGAGAGAAACAGGCAATTGTTCTTTAAGCATTATCCTGGCGTGCAAGACATGCCTGACCACATTAGGGAGTACTGCTTCAGGAAATTCATGGAAGATGCCAGGGATGAGGTAGAGGTCAGATTCGGGATACGTAATCACGAAATGCGACTCAGGATCCGAGCTTGGGAGGAATCGCAGCAGTTTCTGATCAAGACAATGGCCGATGGGCGGGCAGCCAAGAAAGTGCAGGCCTTGCAAGATGAGGAGAAGAGATATGTTCAGGGTGTTAAGAAAACTTTTGACAGCGAAAACATATCTGAGTACTACCAACAGGCCTTCCTCCAGCAAGGCCTACTTGATAATATCCGGCTGCTTTTCATAGATGATATAGAGGAGAAATTCAATATGCCTGATGACGAAGAGGAACCTAAGGGTTACATTTCGGAGGATTACAACAGGTTGAAGGCGCAGGCCTTACAAGATTTGGAGTACAAATTCAACCAACAGACTGCAAGGATTCTCAAGCGTTATGACCTACCCGAGCACATCAGGCTGGATCTCCAGGAGCAACACTACAACAACTACAAGGTGCCTGACAATCTCCGGATCAAGTTCATAAATGCTGTTTTCAATGGAAATCCCCGGATACTTGATCACAAGAGGGAGCTCAAGGTCCAGGCTCGCAAAGAAGCAGAGAAGTTTTggatcgaggcggcggcgacagcgaagAAGGCACAAGCACTACAAGATTTGGAAGAGAGATACAAGCAAcaatttattaagcctagttATGACAGGGAAGACATATCTGAGCACATGCAGGAGTATTTCCTCAGGGAAAGAAAGATAACTGACAAGGCCTATCTCGAGTACAAGAATAATGTAGAGGATAAATTCGCGATACGTAACCACGAAATGCAATTGAAGTTTCTAGCCTGGGAGAAAACACAGCAGTAGTGTATTTCTATATGCTATGAGCCTGTTAATGACATACTATCAGACTGATGAAAGATGTTTTGATAGAGCAGAAAATTTATCTGAATATCCAATCACCGGATCATGAATTCTGATAGTACATCTTTCTTGTTTTCTGTAATTATCTAAGCACACCCACTATTATACAATGCTGCGAGGTTGGATAGTCAGATTAGTTTTCTTCACTATCAGAACATAGTTTGATCAGAGAAGGGAAGTTTTTCAGAAAACCACAAGTCAAACTTGATGAGGCACAGTAAGTCCAGACTTATGAGACTTGTTTACAGTCAATTGATTATTTGTTATCTTGATTGATATACTTCAATAGTAACTTTGGTAAAGTATATAAAGAAATGGTACATTTCCTGGGCTACTTTATCAACCAACTCCGAATCTTTTCTTTAGATCAGTTGTAGTAAAGAAGAGTTAATGTATTCATTTCACAATCTGCATCCTTTGTTTTGCAGCCACATAGAAGACATAGCATGTGGTGCTGGAAGCTTTTTGATGTTTTCAATTGTTTTTGACAAATTTAAATGCTGGGTTTAAAAAATTCAGTTTACCTTCCATCTTCATGGTTCAAAGAAATTACTaccccctccgtttcatattataagtcgctttgacttttttttaaagtttgaccaagtttatagaataaTATATTAGCATTTCCAACACAAACAAacataatatcaaaatatattcaaggttagatttaatgaaactaatttggtgttctAGATGTCgctaaatttttctttaaacttggtcgagcttaaaaaaaattaactaggaaaaaagtcaaagcgacatactccctccgtcccataaaaaacccaatccttatgtccagattcaaaccaagaattggattttttatgggacggagggggtataatatgaaacagagggagtacatgtttgCAATGAATCATTATGATAAAATAATAAACATTTCTGTTACATTCAATTGGttataactttttgttttttgtaaTCCTCAGTTGGACTGGTGAAGAGACTAAGGAACTCCAGTATGCTGGCACTATTGCAAGAGTGTGCAACAAAGTGCTTCCTATTTCAAGTATTACAACACATTAACTCTTAATGCTGCTGTCAAACATTTTCTCTGTAACACTCAAAATTTTCAGCAACCATCTTGATATCATCTTCTTGTTTTAGGCAGTTAAAGCTGCTTCAGATGCTGAATCAGGAGGAGTGCACTTAAGTGGTGGTTCAGCTATGACACTAGAAAATAAGCAGCAattattttgtttcttcatCCTTCAGGCATTTAAAACCTAATGTTATTGTGCATTATGCATGTTTATTCTCCTGATCGAGCCACTCTTTTGCTGAGAATGGCTGCCATTGAAATGATTACCCAACTTGCATTACAGCGTTTTTCTAAACGTGAAGGTACTAATATGATGTCTTATCATCTGTGAGAAAGCGTGTTTAATTcgtgaaaatattttcaaataatgtgGAATTTCCTTGTGAACATTTTATGATAATGGAAAATTTTCATCCATATATTGtacatataaaattcatatttGGTGAGGGAGATGCGTGGTCCTTTGAACTAATAGATAGTTGCTTGATCTACTTTTGAGTTTTGGCTCAGTTTGATTCAATTATAAGATATGCTTCTATCTCTTTCATTATTGCATTACTTTCTCAAATTTGTAGTTCATGTCACCTTTTAATTACACCATTTGCAGGCAATTCTGTCACTTCTGTCATTGGATGGAAGTGTGTGATGAGTCTGTGATGTCTCAATTAATCCTGCTGTTCTTTTACGAGACATTCAGTATCTAACCCTTTCGGTAATTCTCACATCTAGGTAAATCTCCGTTCATGTTTTTCTTCAAAGACTTAGTAGAGTGCTTTGCTTTACTGTAGCAAATATGATTGTGAAAACAGCATAGAGAAAATAGGTACGTGGTACATATGCAAGTCGTGCAGAATAGTAGCTATAATTTGAATTTATGCAATTCAGGCTTCTGCAAACTGAAACTTGATAAGGTTTTCAGCCTTATAGACAAGCTCGAAAAATAGGCTTTTCAGCAGTACACCTTATAGGTGCATAGCACACTGAGATATAGAGATCTTCCAAACTGAAAATTATTATGCTATGCCACTTTTGAAGTTTTCTGAAATATTCAGTTCCTATGCAATAGGAGATAATATATATAGCTGGT comes from the Oryza glaberrima chromosome 9, OglaRS2, whole genome shotgun sequence genome and includes:
- the LOC127784806 gene encoding uncharacterized protein LOC127784806, whose translation is MVVADNGKWALEKARALQDLEEEFNQQIARILSCYQLPYHIRLDLHEQHRNDYKVPDDLQLKFVNAVFEGKSGMLDQDEELRVQARKESEKFWVEAAGAAKKAQALQDMEERNRQLFFKHYPGVQDMPDHIREYCFRKFMEDARDEVEVRFGIRNHEMRLRIRAWEESQQFLIKTMADGRAAKKVQALQDEEKRYVQGVKKTFDSENISEYYQQAFLQQGLLDNIRLLFIDDIEEKFNMPDDEEEPKGYISEDYNRLKAQALQDLEYKFNQQTARILKRYDLPEHIRLDLQEQHYNNYKVPDNLRIKFINAVFNGNPRILDHKRELKVQARKEAEKFWIEAAATAKKAQALQDLEERYKQQFIKPSYDREDISEHMQEYFLRERKITDKAYLEYKNNVEDKFAIRNHEMQLKFLAWEKTQQ